In the Paenibacillus pabuli genome, one interval contains:
- a CDS encoding LuxR C-terminal-related transcriptional regulator — MHQEHTLGLDENWIQFMILTTKLELPPLPPDTLDRPRLSSTREQLYKFKVTLLTAPAGSGKSTLLGNWVQHEQAACVCLDDKDQDPLQFWLYVIHALDRVKPGFCREILSHFLRGYSMDARSALVLLMNHLALADKPILLILDDYHAVTQPVIHEQMEYFIENIPVSTHLVLSSRTSPPLKLEKLKLRGELRQIMLQDLAFTAEEGVEFCQDAMKLNVTRSHVHDWVQQTEGWVAGLKLLALSCTDSTEVVRAQSANPLAPSSQDDPHHYGDRSVSEFLLEEVFHRQSRELQHFLLSTSIVQRMNGDLCRALTDMGEAPQLLRHLEKEHLFLITMDRGANWFRYHHMFSSFLRRELARSGTEQVNALHAKAARWYEQQGYAAEALDHYIHGQHMQDAARLLEELFAHFIMGEWWTLRRYFDVLPQEVVKAYPKLYMSYLFLVARERPYGEMMKELDGLEHMIQVHLQDQLPPEISRYLLQVVCVMRAYMAYLNRDLQGLSDHLISYIDQGYPDDIAFQYMDYDRRESMRLRSFHGVNGSLQRGEQCFSAITNRWFAESSYVTSYYGTGYAEIKLEQNRLSEAIRYADRALEIALQIKVAALLVPAYVLKARIELARGRPNEGVKLLHQLCVLLSVKDLEYWQPIIQAHQYRLQLEIQPIETAQLTINDSIVEIVNPEISCDQVFSTLVRVRAKILLGDNEGSLNELKRIRTLAEERNWLTEQVECGLLEAQILQRQGHQEECMAPLLRAIAIGSSEGYIRSFINEGEPVKLLLQHYLHLRRTHSIPDSGIKLAYVKELLSAFAKENRGGIPSVRLSPMEQRVFGYIAEGLTSKQIAAEFGISAGTVNTHIRRVFAKLGASSRAHAVQIAEQQGWL, encoded by the coding sequence ATGCATCAAGAACATACCTTGGGTCTAGATGAAAACTGGATTCAATTCATGATATTAACGACCAAACTGGAACTGCCTCCCTTGCCTCCAGATACATTGGATCGTCCAAGGCTCAGTTCAACCAGAGAACAATTATACAAGTTTAAAGTCACGCTGCTGACTGCTCCGGCGGGCTCCGGGAAATCCACACTGTTAGGCAATTGGGTGCAGCACGAACAAGCAGCCTGTGTTTGTCTGGATGACAAAGATCAGGATCCGCTTCAATTTTGGTTGTATGTTATTCATGCACTGGACCGAGTTAAACCGGGTTTCTGTCGTGAGATCCTGTCGCATTTTTTGCGAGGCTACAGCATGGATGCGCGATCAGCACTGGTGTTGTTAATGAATCACCTTGCTTTGGCAGATAAGCCGATATTACTTATTTTGGATGATTACCATGCTGTAACCCAACCAGTGATTCATGAACAAATGGAGTATTTTATTGAAAATATACCTGTATCCACACATCTCGTATTGTCGAGTCGGACGTCCCCTCCGTTGAAGCTGGAGAAGCTGAAACTTCGCGGGGAACTCAGGCAGATTATGCTTCAGGATCTGGCATTCACCGCAGAAGAAGGAGTAGAGTTCTGTCAGGATGCCATGAAGCTCAACGTTACCCGTTCCCATGTACATGACTGGGTGCAGCAGACGGAAGGCTGGGTGGCCGGGCTTAAGCTGCTGGCTCTGTCCTGTACCGATAGCACCGAAGTAGTAAGAGCGCAAAGTGCCAATCCACTGGCTCCATCTTCTCAGGATGATCCGCATCACTACGGTGATCGTTCAGTTTCCGAATTTTTGCTGGAGGAAGTGTTCCATCGGCAATCCCGGGAATTGCAGCATTTCTTACTAAGCACCTCTATCGTTCAGCGGATGAATGGCGATCTATGCAGAGCATTGACCGATATGGGGGAAGCTCCGCAATTGCTCAGACACCTGGAGAAGGAGCATCTGTTTCTTATTACGATGGATCGGGGAGCGAACTGGTTTCGTTATCATCATATGTTCTCTTCCTTTTTGCGGCGTGAGCTTGCTCGTTCTGGAACGGAACAGGTTAATGCACTTCATGCCAAAGCTGCACGGTGGTACGAACAGCAAGGATATGCAGCTGAAGCGCTGGATCATTATATTCACGGTCAGCATATGCAGGATGCGGCCCGGTTGCTGGAAGAGTTGTTTGCACATTTTATTATGGGGGAATGGTGGACACTTCGAAGGTATTTTGATGTTCTGCCACAAGAGGTGGTTAAGGCTTATCCCAAATTGTATATGTCGTATTTATTTCTTGTTGCTCGTGAACGACCATACGGTGAGATGATGAAGGAGCTTGATGGACTGGAGCACATGATCCAGGTGCATTTACAGGACCAATTGCCACCTGAGATAAGCCGTTACTTGCTCCAGGTTGTTTGTGTGATGAGGGCATATATGGCGTATCTAAACAGGGATTTACAAGGGTTGTCTGACCATCTGATTTCGTATATCGATCAGGGTTATCCGGATGATATTGCGTTTCAGTATATGGATTATGACCGGAGGGAAAGCATGCGTCTGCGCAGCTTCCATGGTGTTAACGGTTCACTGCAACGAGGCGAACAATGCTTCAGTGCAATCACGAATCGTTGGTTTGCTGAGAGTTCTTATGTGACCTCATATTATGGTACAGGCTATGCTGAAATAAAGCTGGAACAAAATCGCTTGTCCGAAGCGATTCGTTATGCGGATCGTGCTCTTGAAATTGCACTCCAGATCAAAGTCGCTGCACTTCTGGTCCCTGCCTACGTACTCAAAGCCAGAATTGAACTGGCTCGAGGCAGACCGAATGAAGGGGTGAAGCTGCTGCATCAGCTCTGCGTTCTGTTATCTGTCAAGGATCTGGAGTACTGGCAACCGATCATTCAGGCACATCAATACCGGTTGCAACTCGAGATTCAACCTATAGAGACAGCACAGCTTACCATTAATGACTCCATAGTTGAAATCGTTAACCCTGAGATCAGCTGTGATCAGGTATTCAGCACGCTTGTACGTGTGCGGGCTAAAATCCTGTTAGGGGATAATGAAGGGTCCTTGAATGAGCTGAAACGCATACGTACACTAGCTGAAGAACGGAACTGGTTAACGGAACAAGTCGAATGCGGACTGCTTGAGGCTCAGATTCTTCAACGCCAAGGGCATCAGGAGGAATGTATGGCTCCGCTGCTGCGTGCTATAGCGATTGGCAGTTCCGAAGGTTACATTCGTTCTTTTATAAACGAAGGCGAACCCGTCAAGCTCCTTTTGCAGCACTATCTGCATTTGCGTCGTACGCACTCCATACCAGATTCGGGCATTAAATTGGCCTATGTAAAGGAACTGCTATCTGCATTTGCAAAAGAAAACCGGGGTGGCATTCCCTCCGTACGACTCAGTCCTATGGAGCAAAGAGTATTTGGTTACATCGCTGAAGGACTCACTAGCAAACAAATTGCAGCTGAGTTCGGAATTTCAGCAGGAACGGTAAATACGCATATCAGGCGTGTATTTGCCAAGCTAGGGGCGAGTAGTCGTGCGCATGCCGTACAGATTGCCGAGCAGCAAGGCTGGCTGTGA
- the pgsA gene encoding CDP-diacylglycerol--glycerol-3-phosphate 3-phosphatidyltransferase → MNLANRITLARIALIPLFMLCFVPLSPSMLGQSGILHVLNQHGTTLGVIIFVIAAGTDKLDGYIARKYNQVTNLGKLLDPLADKLLISVALLVMVQENMIGSWIAVIIIGREILITAIRMVATEQGIALAADRYGKLKMVLQVAAIIAILLGNYPFNLLTDMRVDMALLWVAAGVTLLSGMNYIRVNYKMLQLGK, encoded by the coding sequence ATGAATTTGGCTAATCGAATCACACTCGCAAGGATAGCTTTAATTCCGTTATTTATGCTGTGCTTTGTTCCGTTATCGCCTTCAATGCTGGGGCAGAGTGGAATCCTGCATGTTTTGAATCAGCATGGGACTACCCTTGGTGTAATTATTTTCGTCATTGCTGCAGGTACAGACAAGCTGGATGGATATATTGCAAGGAAGTATAACCAGGTGACCAATCTGGGGAAATTGCTGGATCCACTTGCCGATAAACTGTTGATCTCCGTGGCCCTGCTCGTCATGGTACAAGAGAATATGATCGGTTCATGGATCGCGGTGATCATTATTGGCCGTGAGATATTGATTACGGCAATTAGAATGGTTGCAACCGAACAGGGCATCGCTCTCGCGGCCGATCGGTATGGCAAGCTCAAAATGGTCTTGCAGGTTGCTGCTATTATCGCAATATTGCTGGGCAATTATCCGTTTAACCTGCTGACGGATATGCGAGTTGACATGGCTCTACTATGGGTGGCAGCGGGCGTTACTCTTTTGTCGGGGATGAATTACATACGAGTAAACTATAAAATGCTTCAATTAGGAAAGTAG
- a CDS encoding S-layer homology domain-containing protein encodes MSIRLSKGKAQNKNNRILPYLAVLLSVSALTVPGTAAAAAGTGSVNDLQQASPWARQAIEIVAEQQMIPGMQDGLFYPGGSLTRGDLAYTLVRISGLNPESDNQNSPEAFKDLNSQTDNLAFIELVSSAGIMKGYPDGTFRPEGLVTREQLAVTLIRMIHFRGFTEAAGTSSMLSFKDASSISPWAVESVKQAVELGLLKGENGQFVPKRPTTRQEMAVIALRGSDAIRTLEESSEQEDAASGPDSDKPEQVTEVEGTTTGSGITENSGGNATNGSGSNSGNGSGSAGGGSGSTPSNPTNPTNPTNPTNPTNPTNPETPSNPEPENQVPVVINDGLPDQELIVDHASLEFQVSSYFSDPDGEALQFSIVDGDETIVASTVEGQTIRFTPVTEGEVVLKVKAVDSQGASVTAQLKIKVLANTISRQFPDPHMAGAIAYWLEKDISDPLTKQELVDALVQTDGGLYARDAGISDLSGYEIFKGMNVTEIDLSGNNISEVNAEGFTQLKKLNLSSNQLTEVNVSGLSNLEELVLSYNQMGSLDVSGLSSLQVLDVGDNQLNHFPTGVADLPLLQYLNIRYNSILLRDEPDLTMHLGLLGRLPMYDFDDAAPVLVEAPAGNTIYVGDEETEIDLGYMFEDEDDERSTLVLTAESPDPQLAEVRIEGQKLYVKALASSETPIRIYVQARDVLGKMDTGYVEVMLKTREELL; translated from the coding sequence ATGTCAATACGTCTATCCAAAGGAAAAGCGCAAAACAAAAACAACAGAATCTTACCCTATCTGGCCGTTCTATTATCTGTATCCGCTCTTACTGTTCCTGGAACAGCAGCCGCAGCTGCGGGAACCGGGAGCGTAAATGACTTACAGCAAGCCTCGCCTTGGGCGAGACAGGCAATTGAGATCGTCGCGGAACAGCAGATGATTCCAGGGATGCAGGATGGATTGTTTTACCCGGGAGGGAGTCTTACACGCGGTGATCTGGCGTATACATTGGTTCGCATTTCGGGTTTGAATCCGGAGTCCGACAATCAGAATTCTCCCGAAGCGTTCAAGGATCTGAATTCACAGACGGATAACCTCGCTTTTATTGAATTGGTAAGCTCTGCAGGAATCATGAAGGGGTATCCTGATGGCACATTTCGCCCGGAAGGATTGGTGACCCGGGAACAACTTGCAGTGACACTGATCCGAATGATTCATTTTAGAGGATTTACTGAAGCAGCAGGAACGAGCTCGATGTTATCGTTCAAGGATGCTTCCAGCATCAGTCCATGGGCTGTAGAGAGCGTGAAGCAAGCGGTTGAATTGGGTTTGTTAAAGGGAGAGAACGGCCAGTTTGTTCCGAAACGTCCTACGACAAGACAAGAGATGGCTGTGATTGCTTTGCGTGGAAGCGATGCAATCAGGACGCTTGAAGAATCATCAGAACAGGAAGATGCTGCATCCGGTCCTGATTCGGATAAGCCAGAGCAAGTGACGGAAGTTGAGGGGACGACTACAGGTAGTGGAATTACAGAGAATTCTGGTGGAAACGCAACAAATGGGTCCGGAAGCAATTCCGGCAATGGAAGCGGGAGTGCAGGGGGAGGCAGCGGATCAACGCCAAGCAATCCAACCAATCCAACCAATCCAACAAATCCAACAAATCCAACAAATCCGACCAATCCAGAGACCCCGTCCAACCCTGAACCTGAGAATCAAGTCCCGGTGGTGATCAACGATGGGTTACCCGATCAGGAACTTATCGTGGATCATGCGTCCCTGGAGTTTCAGGTTTCCTCTTACTTCAGCGATCCAGATGGAGAAGCCCTGCAATTTAGTATTGTAGACGGAGATGAAACGATAGTTGCTTCTACGGTAGAGGGTCAGACAATCAGGTTTACACCAGTGACAGAAGGAGAGGTGGTTCTGAAAGTCAAAGCTGTCGATAGTCAAGGGGCCAGCGTTACTGCACAGCTCAAAATCAAGGTCCTTGCGAATACAATTAGCAGGCAATTCCCGGATCCCCATATGGCAGGAGCCATTGCCTATTGGCTTGAGAAGGATATAAGTGATCCGTTGACCAAACAGGAACTGGTGGATGCACTGGTACAGACGGATGGAGGACTGTATGCACGAGATGCAGGGATCTCTGATCTGTCGGGATATGAGATTTTCAAAGGCATGAACGTTACGGAGATTGACCTATCCGGCAACAACATCAGTGAGGTGAATGCTGAAGGGTTCACGCAATTGAAGAAGCTGAATTTATCAAGCAACCAACTGACAGAGGTGAATGTATCCGGACTTTCGAATCTTGAGGAGTTGGTATTGTCCTACAATCAGATGGGTTCTCTTGACGTAAGTGGACTGAGTTCCCTTCAGGTGTTGGACGTTGGCGATAACCAACTGAATCATTTCCCTACCGGAGTCGCTGACCTACCATTACTGCAATACTTAAATATCCGTTACAATTCCATTTTGCTCAGAGACGAGCCTGACTTGACTATGCATCTGGGACTGCTTGGACGTTTACCGATGTACGATTTTGATGATGCTGCCCCAGTTCTGGTGGAGGCACCAGCAGGGAACACGATTTATGTCGGTGATGAAGAGACAGAGATTGATCTGGGGTACATGTTTGAAGATGAAGATGATGAGCGCTCAACACTGGTGCTCACAGCAGAATCGCCTGATCCGCAGCTGGCTGAAGTGAGAATCGAAGGACAGAAGCTGTATGTCAAAGCTCTTGCATCAAGTGAGACCCCGATTCGGATCTACGTGCAGGCTAGAGACGTGCTGGGCAAGATGGACACAGGATACGTAGAGGTCATGCTTAAAACGAGAGAAGAATTGCTCTAA